A region from the Maridesulfovibrio zosterae DSM 11974 genome encodes:
- a CDS encoding DUF2959 domain-containing protein — MQLNCKFACSFMLLLVVGMVGCQPAYYKTMETFGYHKRDILVSDVEKARESQEEASEQFKSALEKFSVLTGFHGGDLQEIYERLNDEFEASRAAADDVTKRIDAVEEVGNDLFDEWNSELAQYTSKKLRNESRIKLSKTKSKFKRLVAAMRKAEKKIGPVLGVFQDQVLYLKHNLNAQAISSLKTELDSLESDVGVLIKEMQKSIDEADSFIKELKKN, encoded by the coding sequence ATGCAACTGAATTGTAAGTTTGCCTGTTCATTTATGCTTTTATTGGTTGTCGGAATGGTCGGGTGTCAGCCAGCTTATTATAAAACAATGGAGACCTTCGGCTACCATAAGCGTGATATTTTGGTTAGCGATGTTGAGAAGGCTCGCGAATCACAGGAAGAAGCCAGTGAGCAGTTCAAAAGCGCTCTTGAAAAGTTCAGTGTTCTGACAGGCTTTCATGGTGGAGATCTGCAAGAAATCTATGAACGTCTTAACGATGAATTTGAAGCAAGTCGCGCTGCAGCTGATGATGTAACTAAACGGATTGATGCAGTTGAAGAAGTTGGAAACGATCTTTTTGATGAATGGAATTCTGAACTTGCTCAGTACACCAGCAAAAAACTTAGAAATGAAAGTCGAATTAAACTTTCCAAGACTAAAAGTAAATTTAAGAGGCTTGTGGCTGCGATGCGTAAGGCTGAGAAGAAGATTGGTCCGGTCTTAGGTGTTTTTCAGGATCAGGTTCTTTATTTGAAGCACAACCTTAATGCTCAGGCTATTTCATCTCTTAAAACAGAGCTTGATTCCCTCGAATCTGATGTTGGGGTACTTATTAAGGAAATGCAGAAGTCTATTGATGAGGCAGACTCGTTCATCAAGGAACTTAAGAAGAACTAA
- the glf gene encoding UDP-galactopyranose mutase, whose translation MAERDYKHLIVGAGITGCTIARRIAEDLGEPVLVIECRDHIGGNCHSHINAETGVEVHTYGTHIFHTDERRVWDFLNRFTDFNSYRHKVITTYKGRTYHMPVNLQTINSFFGLNLRPHEVENFIKEQSAKENIIDPQNLEEKAISLIGRELYEAFVKGYTLKQWECDPCELPAEIITRLPFRHNYECDYFTCRYQGLPWNGYQVLFENMLDHELIDIRLNHDFFKIQDQLPQSCKVYYTGPIDKYFNYCHGELSWRSLRFEYEVKDVPDYQGTSVMNYADVDVPYTRVHEYQHLHPERSNLRGKTVVSREYSMKWTYGEEPYYPVNTQEDRDKLELYNREAAKVDNVCFTGRLGQYKYYDMDKAVLAALELCDDLLKV comes from the coding sequence GTGGCCGAACGGGATTATAAACATCTGATTGTGGGAGCAGGTATAACTGGTTGTACCATAGCAAGACGTATTGCCGAGGACCTTGGCGAGCCCGTTCTCGTCATTGAATGCCGGGATCATATCGGGGGGAATTGCCACAGTCACATAAATGCTGAAACAGGTGTTGAAGTCCATACTTACGGTACTCATATTTTTCATACAGACGAGCGAAGAGTATGGGATTTTCTAAACAGGTTTACTGACTTCAATAGTTATCGCCATAAAGTTATTACAACCTATAAGGGCAGAACTTATCATATGCCCGTTAACCTCCAGACTATTAATTCTTTTTTCGGACTTAATCTGCGTCCACATGAGGTTGAAAATTTTATTAAAGAGCAGAGTGCAAAAGAAAACATTATTGATCCGCAAAATCTGGAGGAAAAGGCAATCAGCCTGATCGGGCGGGAACTTTATGAAGCTTTTGTAAAAGGATATACTTTAAAGCAATGGGAATGTGATCCTTGTGAGCTGCCAGCAGAGATTATTACAAGGCTGCCTTTTAGGCATAATTATGAATGCGATTACTTTACCTGTCGTTATCAGGGACTGCCGTGGAACGGTTATCAGGTTCTTTTTGAAAATATGCTGGATCATGAACTGATTGATATTCGTTTAAACCATGATTTTTTTAAAATACAGGATCAATTACCGCAGAGCTGTAAGGTATATTATACTGGGCCGATAGATAAATATTTCAATTACTGCCACGGCGAGCTTAGTTGGCGATCCCTCCGTTTTGAGTACGAAGTTAAAGATGTACCGGACTATCAGGGAACTTCAGTTATGAATTATGCAGATGTTGATGTTCCTTATACAAGAGTCCACGAATATCAGCATTTGCATCCTGAAAGGTCCAATCTGAGAGGTAAAACGGTGGTTTCTCGTGAATATTCAATGAAATGGACATATGGGGAAGAGCCGTACTATCCCGTTAATACGCAGGAAGACCGCGACAAACTTGAGCTGTATAATCGTGAAGCAGCAAAGGTTGATAATGTTTGTTTTACCGGAAGGCTTGGTCAATATAAATATTATGACATGGATAAGGCGGTACTGGCAGCTCTTGAATTATGTGACGATCTCCTTAAGGTGTAG
- a CDS encoding glycosyltransferase family 4 protein, giving the protein MTKIPKILFLAQSGDDLPSVRFRVLPYVELGKTLGWDIRKKRIPKSFFKRLSFFTGLGRYDAIVIQKKLFSPLEPMLLKSRCSNLVYDFDDALWTFHPSVPPSARRDARSAKDTKRFLRQCRQVDTVIAGNSYLAARGAEGSSNIKIIPTPLDTDKYIPGSFHPDRSRVGWMGTSSNMFFIDEVLQSLNPVLVADPAFVVSNKIYTGNASDLVSYEDWSSEREVEQLQSMDIGLMPLTDDEYTRGKCGFKLLQYMACGAVPVASAVGFNKEIIEDGKDGFLISSPQQWLERVQLLKSDPDLRAKMREAARKKVVSRFSLKTAAEKLWAALGVS; this is encoded by the coding sequence ATGACAAAAATTCCAAAAATTCTTTTTCTTGCTCAGTCCGGTGATGATCTGCCCAGTGTACGCTTCAGAGTTCTTCCATATGTTGAGCTTGGAAAAACTTTGGGCTGGGATATCCGTAAAAAGCGTATTCCGAAATCTTTTTTTAAAAGATTGAGTTTTTTTACTGGGCTTGGCAGATATGACGCAATTGTTATCCAGAAAAAACTTTTTTCGCCGCTTGAACCAATGCTTCTCAAAAGCAGGTGCAGCAATCTTGTTTATGATTTTGATGATGCCCTTTGGACTTTTCATCCAAGTGTTCCACCAAGTGCCAGACGTGATGCAAGATCAGCCAAGGATACGAAACGATTTTTAAGGCAGTGTCGTCAGGTGGATACTGTTATTGCCGGTAATTCATACCTTGCTGCGCGTGGTGCGGAAGGTTCATCAAATATTAAGATTATTCCCACTCCGCTTGATACTGATAAATATATTCCGGGTTCTTTTCATCCGGATCGTTCTCGTGTGGGCTGGATGGGTACTTCAAGTAATATGTTTTTCATAGATGAAGTCCTGCAAAGCCTTAACCCTGTGCTTGTTGCAGATCCTGCTTTTGTGGTTTCCAATAAAATTTATACGGGCAATGCTTCTGATCTGGTATCATACGAAGACTGGAGTTCTGAACGGGAGGTGGAGCAGCTTCAATCAATGGATATAGGGCTTATGCCCCTTACCGATGATGAGTATACCAGAGGGAAGTGTGGATTTAAGTTGTTGCAATATATGGCTTGCGGAGCGGTGCCAGTTGCTTCAGCAGTGGGATTCAACAAAGAGATTATTGAAGATGGTAAAGATGGGTTTCTAATTTCATCACCGCAGCAATGGCTGGAACGGGTGCAATTGCTTAAATCTGATCCCGATTTGAGAGCAAAAATGCGTGAAGCAGCTCGCAAAAAAGTTGTATCTAGATTTTCTTTGAAAACTGCAGCTGAAAAACTTTGGGCTGCACTGGGTGTAAGTTGA
- a CDS encoding flagellar biosynthesis anti-sigma factor FlgM has protein sequence MSFEKTNKNSSWKSCTPSSENSILEFDDENAERRQKLNELREQIRTGSYRPSIGEIAINLVRGTMPSNSFQ, from the coding sequence ATGAGTTTCGAAAAAACAAATAAAAACAGCTCTTGGAAGTCCTGCACTCCATCATCTGAAAACAGTATATTAGAATTTGATGATGAAAATGCTGAACGCCGGCAAAAGCTTAATGAACTTCGTGAACAGATTCGCACTGGAAGCTATCGCCCGTCAATCGGTGAAATAGCCATTAATCTGGTCAGGGGAACCATGCCCTCAAACAGCTTTCAATAA
- a CDS encoding ChbG/HpnK family deacetylase, translated as MLIVINVDDLGLHPAVRRAVDELAEIGVVTSSTMLANGPDLSESVLLQDKHEALGIGAHLNLLRGKPISNPDHIPSLVDDDGLLFGNYSSLLLRYITGRIRLTEVEKEWSAQIEYLLDHNVRLTHFDSEKHIHAWPGLYNLAGRLACKYGIKWMRRPFEHSSFLPFNKDILRVNFLKFCLAGSFPEKLPRTASCVWGIGNQKENLTPELFEKYIETYRPEIIEIVCHPGNPAHGDGPLPSDFGPMRVEKQWKEEYLSLSIKRWLEIFEKIGATPVNYGQIDPRTGEIK; from the coding sequence ATGTTAATTGTAATAAATGTGGATGATCTGGGACTGCACCCAGCAGTGCGCAGAGCCGTGGATGAACTTGCCGAAATTGGGGTTGTAACCTCATCGACAATGCTTGCCAACGGTCCTGATTTATCTGAGTCTGTCCTGCTTCAAGATAAGCACGAAGCTCTCGGTATTGGTGCGCACTTAAACCTGCTGCGGGGAAAACCCATATCCAATCCAGACCATATACCCAGCCTTGTGGATGACGACGGACTTCTGTTCGGCAATTATTCGTCCCTGCTGCTACGATACATAACAGGCCGTATCAGACTGACTGAAGTTGAAAAGGAATGGTCAGCACAGATAGAATACCTTCTGGACCACAATGTTAGATTGACCCATTTTGACAGCGAAAAACATATCCATGCATGGCCTGGGCTATACAATTTAGCAGGCAGACTGGCTTGTAAATATGGAATTAAATGGATGCGCAGACCATTTGAACATTCATCGTTTTTACCTTTTAATAAAGATATACTGCGCGTTAATTTTTTAAAGTTCTGCCTTGCAGGATCATTTCCGGAAAAACTACCCCGCACAGCATCCTGTGTATGGGGCATAGGCAACCAGAAAGAAAACTTAACCCCTGAACTTTTTGAAAAATACATTGAAACATACCGACCTGAAATTATCGAAATAGTCTGCCATCCCGGTAATCCTGCGCATGGAGACGGACCGCTCCCTTCCGACTTCGGGCCCATGCGGGTTGAAAAACAATGGAAGGAAGAATATCTTTCCCTGTCAATAAAAAGATGGCTTGAAATTTTTGAAAAAATCGGGGCCACACCTGTCAATTACGGACAAATAGATCCCCGGACCGGAGAAATTAAATAA
- a CDS encoding glycosyltransferase family 2 protein, protein MQEYMEHDQDIEVSIVTPMHNEEGCVREFHRRIGEALQNMNTTYEILLVNDGSTDCTEDIIRELSVNDPNLKGIMLARNRGQCTAIYAGIQESKGRYVVIMDGDLQHKPEEVPSLIEEIRKGYDLVSGCRTNRGESMIKRKLPSKIANYLMRATSGCQVKDMGGLSVLKGKLARSMTLREGQHRLIPALVYSMGGSVSEVPISAPARFAGQSHYGLARSIDVLFDIIMLWFQSSFKQRPIYLFGRISLLLFMIASLIMLWLLYGKVFFGIHMGTRPPFMGCILLYLSSLGFMSTGFILESLANTYDAVMGNKTYQIRETVTQGIARAGNCQGR, encoded by the coding sequence ATGCAAGAATATATGGAACATGATCAGGATATAGAGGTCAGTATTGTCACGCCAATGCATAACGAAGAAGGCTGTGTACGCGAATTCCACCGCCGTATCGGTGAAGCACTTCAAAACATGAACACAACGTATGAAATCCTACTTGTTAATGACGGCTCTACTGACTGCACTGAAGATATAATCCGAGAACTTTCTGTAAATGATCCTAACCTCAAAGGGATTATGCTGGCTCGTAACCGTGGTCAGTGCACCGCTATTTATGCTGGAATTCAGGAAAGTAAAGGCCGCTATGTAGTTATCATGGACGGCGACCTGCAACACAAGCCGGAAGAAGTACCTTCTCTTATCGAAGAGATACGCAAGGGCTATGATCTTGTTTCCGGCTGCCGCACTAATCGCGGTGAATCCATGATCAAACGCAAACTTCCCAGCAAAATTGCAAACTATCTAATGCGGGCTACCAGCGGATGTCAGGTCAAGGATATGGGGGGGCTATCTGTACTTAAAGGTAAACTGGCCCGTTCCATGACCCTGCGTGAAGGACAGCATCGCCTTATTCCGGCTCTAGTTTACAGCATGGGAGGATCTGTTTCCGAAGTTCCAATTTCCGCCCCTGCCAGATTTGCAGGTCAAAGCCATTATGGACTGGCCCGCTCTATTGATGTCCTTTTCGATATTATAATGCTGTGGTTCCAGTCCTCATTCAAACAGCGCCCTATCTATCTTTTCGGCCGCATCAGCCTGTTGCTATTCATGATTGCATCGCTGATCATGCTGTGGCTGCTTTATGGAAAAGTATTTTTCGGCATACATATGGGCACCCGTCCTCCTTTCATGGGCTGTATTCTGCTTTATCTCAGCTCGCTTGGATTTATGTCCACAGGATTCATACTCGAATCACTTGCCAATACCTATGACGCTGTCATGGGCAACAAAACATACCAGATAAGGGAAACTGTCACTCAGGGAATTGCCAGGGCAGGGAATTGCCAGGGCAGGTAA
- a CDS encoding ADP-ribosyltransferase, with amino-acid sequence MAMGQGMNNGNMNQPGNGLEQELAQLKRQYERLREDKVRTEQNLDNIGRQLADLEAQAMQQYGTSDPQELNQLLEEKRTENAKLVADYRAHITSIMEGLQKLEQGGK; translated from the coding sequence ATGGCAATGGGGCAGGGAATGAATAACGGCAATATGAATCAGCCCGGAAACGGTCTTGAACAGGAACTGGCACAGCTTAAACGGCAGTATGAACGTTTGCGTGAAGATAAAGTCCGCACTGAACAGAATTTGGATAACATCGGCCGTCAGCTTGCTGATCTGGAAGCTCAGGCCATGCAGCAGTATGGAACTTCTGATCCTCAGGAGTTGAACCAGCTTCTTGAAGAAAAGCGTACTGAAAATGCGAAACTTGTCGCAGATTACCGCGCTCATATCACTTCCATTATGGAAGGGCTACAGAAGCTTGAGCAGGGTGGAAAGTAA
- a CDS encoding metallophosphoesterase yields the protein MSLDIVQGKGLFLIGDPHIASTPPGQRLGDFALDVLNKLEACFKQAAALDMVPLILGDLFHWPRDNGNSLLVDMIRVFRPYKPFVLVGNHDKYQARFTPDVSMAVLDAAGVIRLISDDGPAFELETPQGLVLVGGSPDGTKIPKGYDRKDGRYTKVVWVTHHNISFPDCKKLQHTIKEKSGIDWIINGHIHGPRESIIEGMTTWANPGNISRLIFSQFGLERKPQAGIWTPDGEDLDLWEIPHRDFYEVFPDQEFPLELEDAEAAESKFLQGLERLAWKRTHEGAGLKQFLEENIDPHEPESKLIWELYTEVTDGNGAGNE from the coding sequence ATGAGTCTTGATATTGTGCAGGGCAAAGGGCTTTTTCTTATCGGAGATCCGCATATAGCATCCACGCCTCCGGGCCAGCGTCTGGGCGATTTTGCTTTGGATGTATTGAATAAGCTTGAGGCCTGTTTTAAACAGGCTGCTGCGCTTGATATGGTCCCGCTTATTCTTGGAGATCTTTTTCATTGGCCCCGTGATAACGGGAACAGTCTGTTGGTAGATATGATCAGGGTGTTCAGACCGTATAAGCCTTTTGTGCTGGTTGGGAATCATGATAAATATCAGGCCCGATTTACACCTGATGTATCCATGGCTGTTCTTGACGCAGCAGGTGTAATCCGGCTCATCAGTGATGACGGTCCAGCCTTTGAGCTTGAAACTCCGCAGGGCCTTGTTCTGGTCGGAGGGTCACCGGACGGGACTAAGATACCTAAAGGTTATGATAGGAAAGACGGCAGATATACAAAAGTTGTCTGGGTGACACATCATAATATTTCATTTCCAGACTGTAAAAAACTACAGCACACCATAAAAGAAAAGTCAGGTATAGACTGGATAATCAACGGGCATATCCATGGCCCGCGAGAATCGATTATTGAAGGGATGACCACCTGGGCTAATCCTGGCAATATTTCCAGGCTTATTTTTTCACAATTTGGCCTTGAGCGTAAGCCGCAGGCCGGAATATGGACACCGGACGGTGAGGATTTAGATTTATGGGAAATTCCGCATCGTGATTTTTATGAAGTTTTTCCTGATCAGGAATTTCCTCTGGAACTGGAAGATGCTGAAGCAGCAGAATCAAAATTTTTGCAGGGTTTGGAACGGCTGGCTTGGAAACGCACTCATGAAGGGGCGGGATTGAAACAGTTTTTGGAAGAAAATATTGATCCCCATGAGCCTGAAAGCAAGCTTATATGGGAATTATATACGGAGGTTACCGATGGCAATGGGGCAGGGAATGAATAA
- a CDS encoding AAA family ATPase codes for MIKRIILKNFLAHADTVIELGAGMTVLTGPNNSGKSSVVEALRCIATNPLPKHFIRHGAKVARVELEMDDGVRVAWIRKKATAWYEVTMPGSEEPEVYAKFGRRPPEDVLKLLRLNQVPLEGGNSLDVHIGNQRNPIFLLDQPSSVAAQFFASSSEASHLLAMQTELKNRVRTAKREKKFQQSKMVLIAEELDSLQDLPRVNLELDAARDLKVQSDKIADEIPVIENLMQHKSELEEIQANLIERRKGLADLQAGPELFPIFPLESVTSRIEQLHSHGYNLKKRSLSLDGITPPPELFPVQRLEAESARQVQLTRAEASQNMRSHVLKNLCSPPELEDVSFLSTIISNIVRNLNYRSGIAGRSKLLSPLAGPPELFDSSHLIQTLNNISSLKQSKKDMQKRMDDLEQSGRDLKTRIEKRLTEIGSCPLCGGDLEAEKLIGESSYES; via the coding sequence ATGATTAAAAGAATTATTTTAAAAAATTTCCTTGCCCATGCAGATACTGTAATAGAGTTAGGGGCAGGTATGACCGTTCTTACCGGTCCCAACAACAGCGGAAAATCTTCTGTTGTTGAGGCCCTGCGCTGCATTGCCACCAACCCGTTACCAAAACACTTTATCAGGCACGGGGCCAAGGTTGCTCGTGTTGAGCTTGAAATGGATGATGGTGTTCGTGTCGCATGGATTCGCAAGAAAGCAACTGCCTGGTATGAAGTGACAATGCCCGGCTCAGAAGAGCCGGAGGTTTATGCCAAGTTCGGTCGCAGGCCACCTGAAGATGTTTTAAAGTTGTTACGTCTTAATCAAGTTCCGCTTGAAGGCGGAAACTCTCTTGATGTGCATATTGGAAATCAGCGAAACCCTATATTTCTGCTTGATCAACCTTCAAGTGTCGCGGCCCAGTTCTTTGCTTCTTCATCAGAAGCATCACATCTTTTGGCAATGCAGACTGAACTTAAAAATAGAGTTAGAACAGCCAAAAGAGAGAAAAAATTTCAGCAGAGTAAGATGGTTTTGATTGCTGAAGAGCTGGACAGCTTGCAGGATCTGCCACGGGTTAATCTGGAACTTGATGCGGCCCGTGATTTAAAAGTACAAAGCGATAAAATTGCCGATGAGATTCCTGTAATTGAAAATCTGATGCAACATAAGTCTGAATTAGAAGAAATTCAGGCAAATTTGATTGAGAGAAGAAAAGGGTTGGCTGATTTGCAGGCCGGGCCTGAACTTTTCCCTATTTTTCCGCTTGAGTCTGTTACTTCCCGTATAGAACAACTGCACTCTCATGGTTATAATTTGAAAAAGCGCTCTCTTTCACTTGATGGAATTACGCCACCGCCGGAGCTGTTTCCTGTTCAGCGGCTGGAAGCTGAAAGTGCAAGGCAAGTGCAGCTTACCAGAGCAGAAGCAAGTCAGAATATGCGAAGTCATGTATTGAAAAATTTGTGCTCTCCTCCCGAGCTCGAAGATGTTTCATTTCTTTCCACAATCATCAGCAATATCGTCCGCAATCTTAATTACAGGTCAGGCATAGCTGGAAGATCAAAGCTTTTAAGCCCTCTTGCCGGTCCTCCTGAGCTTTTTGACAGTTCACATCTTATTCAAACTCTTAATAATATTTCGTCCCTAAAGCAGTCTAAGAAAGATATGCAAAAAAGAATGGATGATCTTGAACAGTCCGGAAGAGATTTAAAAACGCGTATTGAAAAGCGTTTGACTGAGATCGGTAGTTGCCCCCTATGCGGAGGGGATCTTGAAGCTGAGAAGTTGATTGGGGAGAGTTCTTATGAGTCTTGA
- a CDS encoding tRNA1(Val) (adenine(37)-N6)-methyltransferase, whose translation MCEEGRAYFPRGLEQPATGFRFSTDSLLLSSFASVPAIGRVLDLGTGCGVIPLGILLHNLNSDLHVTGLEVNPEMIDAARNNIGTLGFADRIEIINGNVCKPYFAPAESFDVVVSNPPYRIEGRGRSCPDVFKNAARFEIEADLDVFSNAAARMVRNRGRVCFVFLAERLTELINSFTRHRLEPKRIKFVHGRLNTPSKVVMIEAVKNGKPGLIVEPPVILYADDGSVTLSAVEYCSFIAK comes from the coding sequence ATGTGTGAAGAAGGGCGTGCATATTTTCCCCGCGGTCTTGAACAGCCTGCAACTGGTTTTCGTTTTTCTACGGACTCCTTACTTCTTAGTTCATTTGCCTCTGTACCTGCTATAGGGAGGGTTCTTGATCTTGGGACTGGCTGCGGAGTTATCCCGCTTGGAATATTATTGCATAACCTGAATAGTGATCTCCATGTTACCGGATTGGAAGTTAACCCTGAGATGATTGATGCGGCACGTAACAATATAGGTACATTAGGTTTTGCTGACCGGATTGAAATTATAAATGGTAATGTTTGTAAACCTTATTTTGCACCTGCTGAAAGCTTTGATGTTGTTGTGTCCAACCCCCCATACAGGATTGAAGGGAGGGGCCGGTCCTGCCCTGATGTATTTAAGAATGCTGCCCGTTTTGAGATTGAAGCTGATTTAGATGTATTCAGCAACGCAGCAGCCCGTATGGTTCGTAATCGTGGGCGAGTCTGTTTTGTCTTTCTGGCTGAACGTCTGACAGAGTTGATAAATTCTTTTACCCGTCATAGGCTCGAGCCCAAGCGTATTAAGTTTGTACACGGACGTTTAAATACCCCCTCCAAGGTGGTTATGATTGAGGCTGTGAAGAACGGTAAGCCAGGTTTAATCGTCGAGCCTCCGGTCATTTTATATGCAGATGATGGATCGGTAACACTTAGTGCCGTTGAATACTGTTCGTTTATTGCTAAATGA
- the murJ gene encoding murein biosynthesis integral membrane protein MurJ produces MTSESSKIVRNASVVAGATLLSRVLGFVRDLIVAFALGAGLPADAFFVAFRIPNLLRRLFGEGSLTMAFVPVFSRVRREQGEEAAFEMARSTLTWLLIILGCLTLLAIVFAKPLVLVIAPGFDRNPELMSLTVDLVRVCFPYVIFICGVALCMGILNSMGHFLAPALAPCALNIALIGSALIGYFTGNSVALFMAWGVLIGGVLQWLLQQPYLKRIGLSWRGKRSLADPGVKSMGKLMLPTVLGAAVYQINVALGTLLASFLPVGSVSYLYYADRLVQFPLGVFGIAVGTAALPSLAALCVDGKEHEFAETLKQTVGLTLFISLPAMAGLVSLAKPLIGLLFERGAFDAVAVASTAQALMAYGVGLPFIAMSRPLVSAFYAQEDTKTPVKIAVLCLLVNVGAGYLLMQYMAHVGLALAVSLSSMLNCLLLAAVMARRTGHLPLPGLSVLKSAFLSGLVGIGAWYSSRYNILWFALIPVWIAVYAAGSLLLRSDDASMLISALRRRKG; encoded by the coding sequence ATGACATCTGAATCAAGTAAAATTGTTCGCAATGCTTCGGTTGTTGCCGGGGCGACGTTGCTATCTCGGGTCCTTGGCTTTGTCAGGGACCTTATTGTTGCATTTGCACTCGGGGCAGGCCTGCCTGCAGATGCATTTTTTGTGGCGTTCCGTATTCCTAATCTGCTTAGAAGGTTATTCGGTGAAGGATCTCTGACCATGGCTTTTGTCCCTGTTTTCAGCCGTGTCAGACGTGAACAGGGTGAGGAGGCTGCTTTTGAGATGGCTAGGTCAACCTTGACCTGGCTGTTGATAATTCTTGGCTGTCTTACCCTGCTTGCAATTGTTTTTGCCAAACCTCTGGTGCTGGTTATTGCGCCGGGTTTTGACCGCAATCCGGAGTTGATGTCTCTTACTGTTGATTTAGTAAGAGTCTGTTTCCCTTATGTTATTTTTATTTGCGGTGTTGCACTCTGTATGGGTATTTTGAATAGTATGGGGCATTTTCTGGCTCCAGCACTGGCTCCATGCGCACTCAACATAGCGTTGATCGGTTCTGCCCTTATCGGGTATTTCACTGGAAACAGTGTCGCCTTGTTTATGGCTTGGGGCGTACTTATCGGCGGTGTATTGCAATGGCTGCTGCAACAGCCGTATCTTAAACGGATTGGTCTTAGCTGGCGCGGAAAGCGTAGTCTGGCTGATCCGGGTGTTAAGAGTATGGGGAAACTCATGCTTCCGACCGTACTGGGGGCGGCTGTTTACCAGATTAATGTTGCACTCGGTACTTTGCTGGCTTCATTTTTGCCTGTCGGCAGTGTCTCGTATCTTTATTATGCTGACAGGCTGGTGCAATTTCCTCTTGGCGTTTTCGGGATAGCTGTCGGAACCGCTGCACTACCCAGTCTAGCTGCTCTTTGTGTGGATGGTAAAGAGCATGAATTTGCTGAGACCTTGAAACAGACAGTAGGGCTGACTCTTTTTATTTCTCTTCCGGCAATGGCCGGACTTGTTTCGTTGGCGAAACCGCTTATAGGACTACTCTTTGAGCGGGGCGCTTTTGACGCTGTCGCGGTCGCATCAACTGCTCAGGCTTTGATGGCTTATGGAGTGGGGTTGCCTTTTATTGCTATGTCCCGTCCTCTCGTATCTGCTTTTTATGCGCAGGAAGATACTAAAACTCCGGTTAAGATAGCTGTCTTGTGCTTGCTGGTGAATGTCGGCGCCGGTTATCTGCTTATGCAGTATATGGCACATGTAGGGTTGGCTCTGGCCGTTTCTCTGTCATCAATGCTGAACTGTCTGTTACTTGCTGCAGTCATGGCCCGCAGGACCGGACACTTACCTCTACCGGGGCTGAGTGTATTAAAAAGTGCATTTTTAAGTGGTTTAGTAGGTATCGGGGCATGGTACAGCTCCAGATATAATATCTTATGGTTTGCACTGATTCCGGTCTGGATAGCAGTTTATGCTGCCGGATCGTTATTGCTTCGGTCTGATGATGCCAGCATGCTGATTAGTGCTCTCAGGCGCAGGAAGGGATAA